The following proteins are encoded in a genomic region of bacterium:
- a CDS encoding DUF559 domain-containing protein, producing MTRAEEIAKQEEWIKKHPSYKKPRRVVFYKSSQSNKKIKPSKKHRQKNINKEYRKALRRNKRGLITNITRSEQTFKDLLNALEIEYNFQRIFTVGKKGYIVDFYLTDYLTVIEIDGSNHNEKEQDTKDGERTDNLLKLEKIKHIIRFDNDEVLYMSINNLKRILGLKICPFIEDLL from the coding sequence ATGACAAGAGCAGAGGAAATAGCAAAGCAAGAAGAATGGATTAAAAAACATCCATCATACAAGAAACCAAGAAGGGTAGTCTTTTATAAGTCAAGCCAGTCTAATAAAAAAATTAAGCCATCTAAAAAACATAGACAAAAGAATATAAATAAAGAGTACCGAAAGGCATTAAGAAGAAATAAACGTGGGCTTATTACAAATATAACAAGATCAGAACAAACCTTCAAAGACCTGCTTAACGCATTAGAGATAGAATATAATTTTCAAAGGATTTTTACAGTCGGCAAGAAAGGTTATATAGTTGATTTTTATTTAACGGACTATTTAACTGTTATTGAAATTGACGGCTCTAATCATAACGAGAAAGAACAAGATACAAAAGACGGTGAGAGGACAGACAATTTGTTAAAATTGGAGAAGATTAAACATATTATTAGATTTGATAACGACGAAGTTCTTTATATGTCTATAAATAATCTTAAAAGAATCCTGGGATTAAAGATATGCCCATTTATTGAGGACTTGTTATGA
- a CDS encoding HNH endonuclease, with amino-acid sequence MLKHNGNKTRKAYQEYYGEIPKGCDIHHKDRDFTNDSPDNLIALSRSAHCKEHRFDENSLLMRIRKGKRRSYKTILKRLEIMLHQLNNNIYW; translated from the coding sequence ATGTTAAAACATAACGGCAACAAAACAAGAAAAGCATATCAAGAGTATTACGGTGAAATTCCAAAAGGTTGTGACATCCACCATAAGGATAGGGATTTTACTAATGACAGCCCAGATAATTTAATTGCTTTATCAAGAAGTGCTCATTGCAAGGAACATCGGTTCGACGAGAATTCTTTATTAATGCGAATCAGGAAGGGTAAACGTAGAAGCTATAAGACTATATTAAAACGATTAGAGATTATGTTACACCAGCTTAATAATAATATTTATTGGTAA